The following coding sequences are from one Lipingzhangella halophila window:
- a CDS encoding TetR/AcrR family transcriptional regulator, with protein MPDQPHGGRGRPARGKVLDAALALLREGPEALTVRRIAAELGTSTQAIYTSHGGKFGLVSEIYTEGYRRLRDELARAAAGAGDDLEARLIAIARAYRDFALANPELFQVMFCNVIPGFHPDPATLEETWQAYVVLSDAVREAVDSGIWHGDPDSIARLLWQTVHGQAQLEVAGYLGRGPEGVEQQTYALETLGAALRAGNASPQTRPPPEPGAASPAPGSAEPG; from the coding sequence ATGCCAGACCAACCACACGGCGGACGAGGACGACCGGCACGGGGGAAGGTCCTCGACGCGGCGCTCGCGCTGCTCCGCGAGGGCCCCGAGGCGTTGACCGTGCGCCGGATCGCCGCGGAGCTGGGCACCTCCACGCAGGCGATCTACACGAGCCATGGTGGCAAGTTCGGCCTGGTGAGCGAGATCTACACTGAGGGGTACCGGCGGCTGCGGGACGAGCTCGCCCGCGCCGCGGCGGGGGCGGGCGACGACCTCGAGGCGCGCCTCATCGCGATCGCGCGCGCCTACCGGGACTTCGCGCTGGCCAACCCGGAGCTCTTCCAGGTCATGTTCTGCAACGTGATCCCCGGCTTCCACCCCGACCCCGCCACCCTGGAGGAGACCTGGCAGGCCTACGTCGTGCTCTCCGACGCGGTCCGCGAGGCCGTGGACAGCGGAATCTGGCACGGCGACCCCGACAGCATCGCCCGCCTGCTGTGGCAGACGGTGCACGGCCAGGCCCAGCTGGAGGTCGCCGGCTATCTGGGGCGCGGGCCGGAGGGCGTGGAACAGCAGACCTACGCGCTGGAGACGTTGGGGGCGGCGCTGCGCGCCGGGAACGCCTCCCCCCAGACGCGACCGCCTCCGGAACCCGGGGCGGCCTCCCCCGCCCCCGGGAGCGCGGAACCCGGCTGA
- a CDS encoding class I SAM-dependent methyltransferase, whose product MSYDSFDPYYRGSTTPPWETARPQPAVVALAEKGRFAGRVLDVGCGTGENSLHLAALGHHVLGVDGSVTAVERARTKASERALPAEFTVADAFDLTALGQKFDTALDSAFLHIPGNTAERRAAYARELAAVSEPGGWVHLLELSDPDAGHPSLTRAEIVAAFDTDAWTNIEVSETSYEVTDGETPAWLVSVRRR is encoded by the coding sequence ATGAGCTACGACAGCTTCGACCCGTACTACCGGGGCAGCACCACCCCACCGTGGGAGACGGCGCGGCCGCAGCCCGCGGTGGTGGCCCTGGCCGAGAAGGGCAGGTTCGCCGGGCGGGTTCTCGATGTCGGGTGCGGGACCGGGGAGAACTCCCTGCACCTCGCGGCCCTCGGCCATCACGTCCTCGGGGTGGACGGGTCCGTCACCGCCGTCGAACGCGCCCGGACGAAGGCGAGCGAACGAGCGCTACCCGCCGAGTTCACCGTCGCCGACGCCTTCGACCTCACCGCTCTCGGCCAGAAGTTCGACACCGCCCTCGACTCCGCTTTCCTGCACATTCCCGGAAACACCGCCGAGCGCCGCGCCGCCTACGCCCGGGAACTGGCCGCCGTTTCGGAGCCCGGTGGATGGGTCCACCTGTTGGAGCTCAGTGACCCCGATGCCGGGCACCCCAGCCTCACGCGCGCGGAGATCGTCGCCGCCTTCGATACTGACGCCTGGACCAACATCGAGGTCAGCGAGACCAGCTACGAGGTCACCGACGGGGAGACCCCGGCCTGGCTGGTGAGCGTGCGGCGCCGATAG
- a CDS encoding nitroreductase/quinone reductase family protein — protein MSDWNETIIAEFRANAGRVGGMFEGAPLLLLTTTGERSGRAHTTPVVFLGDDDNDRLLVFGTAAGAPEHPQWYRNLLVNPVVTVEIGLPDGSGVTSYEASARPIWGAERNTLYARQCALSPVFTDYQARAGRTIPVIALREHAPERARAIGDTLVEVHAELRRDLAALLDAAEEYASGGSPTLEHPVPDVGNQLRDRCVFVCGSLHHHHAGEDGRGFPLLEERYPDLAPVVQKLRDEHVVVAGLKDEVQQAAKKIGTDGDAVQVRDRIRRLVTELEEHFDREERHLVSALNAL, from the coding sequence ATGTCAGACTGGAACGAGACGATCATCGCGGAGTTTCGCGCGAACGCCGGCCGGGTGGGCGGCATGTTCGAAGGTGCGCCGCTACTGCTGCTCACAACCACCGGAGAACGCAGTGGAAGGGCACACACCACGCCCGTCGTGTTCCTGGGAGACGACGACAACGACCGCCTCCTGGTCTTCGGTACCGCCGCCGGCGCACCCGAACACCCGCAGTGGTACCGCAACCTGCTGGTCAACCCGGTGGTCACCGTGGAGATCGGGCTGCCCGACGGGAGCGGGGTCACGAGCTACGAGGCCAGCGCCCGGCCGATCTGGGGCGCCGAACGCAACACCCTCTACGCTCGCCAGTGCGCCCTCAGTCCCGTGTTCACCGACTACCAGGCGAGGGCGGGACGCACCATCCCGGTCATCGCGCTCCGGGAGCACGCCCCGGAACGCGCGCGGGCCATCGGGGACACCCTGGTCGAGGTCCACGCGGAGCTGCGGCGCGACCTCGCCGCCCTCCTCGACGCCGCCGAGGAGTACGCGTCCGGTGGCTCGCCCACCCTGGAACACCCGGTCCCCGATGTCGGAAACCAGCTCCGGGACCGTTGCGTCTTCGTCTGCGGCTCACTGCACCACCACCACGCGGGCGAGGACGGGCGCGGCTTCCCACTGCTGGAGGAGCGCTATCCCGACCTGGCCCCGGTCGTCCAGAAGCTCCGCGACGAGCACGTCGTGGTCGCCGGCCTCAAGGACGAGGTCCAACAGGCCGCGAAGAAGATCGGTACCGACGGCGACGCGGTCCAGGTCCGCGACAGGATAAGGCGACTCGTCACCGAGCTTGAGGAGCACTTCGACCGGGAGGAGCGCCACCTCGTCTCCGCGCTCAACGCGCTGTGA
- a CDS encoding MarR family winged helix-turn-helix transcriptional regulator — translation MSSDAGIGVDEGTRTMLLLMPRLVGRAKRMPPPEALRSLDLAPRHLSLLAYLVFDGPLAVNDLAARLEVAPTTVSLMVGDLSRKGLLERREDDADRRRTIVHIADEHRRAVEDWLAVSARAWRTVLEPLTPEQRRLVVDTLRAYEEAAAQDGEG, via the coding sequence ATGTCAAGTGATGCCGGCATCGGCGTCGACGAGGGAACGCGGACGATGCTGCTGCTGATGCCGCGCCTGGTGGGCCGCGCGAAGCGGATGCCCCCGCCGGAGGCGCTGCGCTCGCTCGACCTCGCGCCCCGCCATCTGTCGCTGCTGGCCTACCTCGTCTTCGACGGCCCCCTGGCCGTCAACGACCTGGCGGCCCGCCTGGAGGTGGCGCCGACGACGGTGAGCCTGATGGTGGGCGACCTCAGCCGGAAGGGCCTGCTGGAACGGCGCGAGGATGACGCGGACCGCCGGCGCACCATCGTGCACATCGCCGACGAGCACCGCAGGGCGGTCGAGGACTGGCTCGCGGTGAGCGCCCGCGCGTGGCGCACGGTTCTCGAACCGCTCACCCCGGAGCAGCGCCGGCTCGTCGTGGACACCCTGCGCGCCTACGAGGAGGCGGCGGCGCAGGACGGCGAGGGCTGA
- a CDS encoding LysR family transcriptional regulator: MDPTMVDWMVMDARQLEYFLAIVDHKGFSRAASSLHVAQPSLSQAIQTLERDLGVSLFHRVGRRVVPTEAGHALVAPARQVLRDLETTRATVESIKGLRSGRVDIAAMPSQAVEPLTTMITRFTEHYPGIAVTVHAVFTVQESIDAVRDGRCELALAGSKDELSAPGVQARMVEEQKFILVAPPGHTFAGVDRVTWAELSGQRVIAAPTGSRMRQIVDQIQAEGVDLPIAVEVAHRESILPLVVNGAGVAVLTEAWTRTARKGGAQVLDLDPPRWIRISLLNRQAPLTPAARAFRSIALSAAHNTHR, translated from the coding sequence ATGGACCCGACCATGGTCGACTGGATGGTTATGGACGCCCGCCAACTCGAGTACTTCCTTGCCATCGTCGACCACAAGGGGTTCAGCCGCGCGGCGAGCAGCCTGCATGTCGCCCAGCCCTCGTTGTCCCAGGCCATCCAGACACTGGAGCGCGACCTGGGGGTGTCCCTGTTCCACCGGGTCGGCCGCCGCGTCGTCCCGACCGAGGCCGGGCACGCGCTGGTCGCCCCCGCCCGGCAGGTGCTGCGCGACCTGGAGACCACCCGTGCCACGGTCGAGTCCATCAAAGGGCTGCGCTCCGGCCGGGTCGACATCGCCGCGATGCCCTCGCAGGCCGTCGAACCCCTCACCACGATGATCACCCGGTTCACCGAGCACTACCCCGGCATCGCCGTCACCGTGCACGCGGTCTTCACCGTCCAGGAGTCCATCGACGCCGTACGGGACGGCCGGTGCGAGCTGGCGCTGGCCGGCTCCAAGGACGAGCTCAGCGCGCCCGGGGTGCAGGCGCGGATGGTCGAGGAGCAGAAGTTCATCCTGGTGGCGCCACCCGGGCACACCTTCGCCGGCGTGGACCGGGTCACCTGGGCCGAACTCTCCGGCCAGCGGGTCATCGCGGCGCCGACCGGAAGCCGGATGCGGCAGATTGTCGACCAGATCCAGGCCGAGGGGGTCGACCTGCCGATCGCCGTCGAGGTCGCGCACCGGGAGTCCATCCTCCCGCTCGTGGTCAACGGCGCCGGCGTCGCGGTGCTGACCGAGGCGTGGACCCGGACCGCACGCAAAGGCGGGGCGCAGGTACTCGACCTCGACCCCCCGCGGTGGATCCGGATCTCCCTGCTGAACCGGCAGGCGCCGCTGACCCCCGCGGCCCGGGCATTCCGCTCGATCGCGCTGTCCGCCGCGCACAACACACACCGCTGA
- a CDS encoding tartrate dehydrogenase yields MRSYEIAVVPGDGIGTEVMTEALRVLDRVSSEFGFGLKFRHFDWSCETYRKTGRMMPEDGIDRLRDHDSILLGAVGFPGVPDHISLWGLLIPIRREFDQYVSLRPVRLLPGLTPPLRDGASADVDFWVVRENTEGEYSQVGGRQGTGTDQEMVVQVATFTRRATDRILRYAFDFSRGLGRPNLTLATKSNGIYHSMPYWDERFAEISAEYPDVATSQEHIDILCAKFVLQPERFDVVVGSNLFGDILSDLGPGVTGTIGVAPSANINPERVHPSMFEPVHGSAPDIAGQGIANPIGQIWSAAMLLDHLGEEEAGAHVMRAIETVLGSAGAPLTPDLGGRAATGELGSAIVNAIGERGGR; encoded by the coding sequence GTGCGCAGCTATGAGATCGCGGTCGTGCCCGGCGACGGGATCGGCACCGAAGTGATGACCGAAGCGCTGCGTGTTCTCGACCGGGTCAGCTCCGAGTTCGGTTTCGGCCTCAAATTCCGGCATTTCGACTGGAGTTGCGAGACCTACCGGAAGACCGGCCGGATGATGCCCGAGGACGGCATCGACCGGCTTCGCGACCACGACTCCATTCTGCTCGGCGCCGTCGGTTTCCCGGGGGTCCCCGACCACATCTCGCTGTGGGGGCTGCTCATCCCGATCCGCCGGGAGTTCGACCAGTACGTGAGCCTGCGCCCGGTCCGGCTGCTCCCCGGGCTCACCCCGCCGCTGCGGGACGGCGCGAGCGCGGACGTCGACTTCTGGGTGGTCCGCGAGAACACCGAGGGCGAGTACTCCCAAGTGGGCGGCCGCCAGGGCACCGGAACCGACCAGGAGATGGTCGTGCAGGTGGCCACGTTCACCCGGCGGGCGACGGACCGCATTCTGCGCTACGCCTTCGACTTCTCCCGCGGGCTCGGCCGGCCGAACCTGACGCTGGCCACCAAGTCGAACGGCATCTACCACTCGATGCCCTACTGGGACGAGCGGTTCGCCGAGATCTCCGCGGAGTACCCGGACGTGGCGACCAGCCAGGAGCACATCGACATCCTGTGCGCCAAGTTCGTACTGCAGCCGGAGCGCTTCGACGTCGTGGTCGGCAGCAACCTGTTCGGCGACATCCTCTCCGACCTCGGCCCCGGGGTCACCGGGACGATCGGGGTCGCGCCGTCCGCGAACATCAACCCCGAACGCGTCCACCCCTCGATGTTCGAGCCGGTGCACGGCTCCGCGCCCGACATCGCCGGCCAGGGGATCGCCAACCCGATCGGCCAGATCTGGTCCGCCGCGATGCTGCTCGACCACCTCGGTGAGGAGGAGGCCGGCGCGCACGTCATGCGCGCCATCGAGACGGTCCTCGGCTCCGCCGGCGCGCCATTGACTCCCGACCTCGGCGGTCGGGCCGCAACCGGAGAACTGGGCTCGGCCATCGTCAACGCCATCGGCGAGCGCGGCGGCCGGTAG
- a CDS encoding tartrate dehydrogenase, with amino-acid sequence MNAHPTFRIAAIPADGVGAEVVEATRTVLNEIARNAAEPFELSWEEFPWGSHYYEQHGRMMPEDGLDQLNGFDAIFFGAVGWPSVPDHVSLWGLRLAVCQGFDQWANIRPVRFLPGVRSPLRRADTADLDWVVIRENSEGEYAGLGGRNLGARGAGHEVAVQSALFTETGCERIIRFAFDMARERDHRKVTGVTKSNAQQYGMVLWDEVFQRVAADYPDVETELVLVDAMAARFVLHPESLSVVVASNLHADILSDLGSALVGSLGVAASANINVERRFPSMFEPVHGSAPDIAGQGIANPIGAFGSAALLLDHLGLPAAADSLRRAITAVTAAGVLTPDVGGQASTKEVTSALIEHL; translated from the coding sequence TTGAACGCACACCCGACCTTCCGGATCGCCGCCATCCCCGCCGACGGAGTGGGGGCCGAGGTGGTCGAGGCAACGCGGACCGTCCTGAACGAGATCGCCCGGAACGCCGCCGAACCGTTCGAGCTGTCCTGGGAGGAGTTCCCCTGGGGGTCCCACTACTACGAACAGCACGGGCGCATGATGCCCGAGGACGGGCTTGACCAGCTCAACGGCTTCGACGCGATCTTCTTCGGCGCCGTGGGCTGGCCGAGTGTCCCCGACCACGTCAGCCTGTGGGGGCTGCGGCTGGCGGTGTGCCAGGGCTTCGACCAGTGGGCCAACATCCGGCCGGTGCGGTTCCTGCCCGGCGTGCGGAGCCCGCTCCGGCGCGCGGACACCGCGGACCTCGACTGGGTGGTCATCCGGGAGAACAGCGAGGGCGAGTACGCCGGCCTGGGCGGGCGGAACCTGGGCGCGCGCGGGGCCGGGCACGAGGTCGCGGTGCAGTCGGCCCTGTTCACCGAGACCGGCTGCGAACGCATCATCCGCTTCGCGTTCGACATGGCACGCGAGCGCGACCACCGCAAGGTCACCGGGGTCACGAAGAGCAACGCCCAGCAGTACGGGATGGTGCTGTGGGACGAGGTCTTCCAGCGGGTGGCCGCGGACTACCCGGACGTCGAGACGGAACTCGTGCTGGTGGACGCCATGGCCGCGCGCTTCGTGCTGCACCCCGAGAGCCTGTCGGTCGTCGTGGCGTCGAACCTGCACGCCGACATCCTCTCCGACCTCGGCAGTGCGCTGGTCGGCAGCCTCGGCGTGGCGGCCAGCGCGAACATCAACGTCGAGCGGCGGTTCCCGAGCATGTTCGAGCCGGTACACGGCTCCGCGCCCGACATCGCCGGCCAGGGGATCGCCAACCCGATCGGCGCGTTCGGCAGCGCCGCACTGCTGCTGGACCATCTGGGACTGCCGGCCGCCGCGGACTCGCTGCGCCGGGCGATCACCGCCGTCACCGCAGCGGGCGTCCTGACTCCCGATGTCGGCGGGCAGGCCAGCACGAAGGAGGTCACCAGCGCTCTGATCGAGCACCTGTGA
- a CDS encoding enolase C-terminal domain-like protein encodes MRITKITHSEAPIASKISNAVIDFSRMTISIVAVHSDLVVDGEPVVGYGFHSNGRYAQSGLLATRILPRVEEAPPEQLLDPATGIIDPVRVQRVVMANEKPGGHGDRAVAAGTLDMAMWDLAAKAAGKPLYRLLHERYGRGGQPASSVWVYAAGGYYHPEKPLQGLRDEIRGYLDTGYRDVKIKIGGASLKEDLERIETVLGVLPSGSRLAVDANGRFDVGEALRYAWALSDYDLLWYEEPCDPLDYQTHAVVADEFDGTLATGENLFSVPDVRNLRRYAGLRPHRDVLQMDPSLSYGIPEYVGMLRELAAGGWSPERFCPHGGNQINLALAGAFGLGGCESYPMVFEPFGGFAESTPVTGGYVGLPEEPGLGVELKPALRDLLHDRL; translated from the coding sequence ATGCGGATAACGAAGATCACGCACAGCGAAGCGCCGATCGCGTCGAAGATCAGCAACGCCGTGATCGACTTCTCCCGGATGACGATCTCGATCGTCGCCGTGCACAGCGACCTGGTCGTGGACGGCGAACCCGTGGTCGGCTACGGCTTCCACTCCAACGGCCGGTACGCGCAGTCCGGCCTGCTCGCCACGCGTATCCTGCCGCGCGTCGAGGAGGCCCCGCCGGAGCAGCTGCTGGACCCGGCCACCGGCATCATCGACCCGGTCAGGGTGCAACGGGTCGTCATGGCCAACGAGAAGCCGGGCGGGCACGGTGATCGCGCGGTGGCCGCGGGCACGCTGGACATGGCCATGTGGGACCTGGCCGCCAAGGCGGCGGGCAAGCCGCTCTACCGGCTGCTCCACGAACGGTACGGCCGGGGTGGGCAACCGGCGTCGTCGGTGTGGGTGTACGCCGCCGGCGGCTACTACCACCCCGAGAAGCCCCTCCAGGGGCTGCGCGACGAGATCCGCGGCTACCTCGACACGGGGTACCGCGACGTCAAGATCAAGATCGGCGGCGCTTCCCTGAAGGAGGACCTGGAGCGGATCGAGACCGTGCTGGGCGTGCTCCCGTCGGGTTCCCGCCTGGCGGTGGACGCCAACGGGCGCTTCGATGTCGGGGAGGCGCTCCGTTACGCCTGGGCGCTCAGTGACTACGACCTCCTCTGGTACGAGGAGCCGTGCGATCCGCTGGACTACCAGACGCACGCGGTGGTGGCCGACGAGTTCGACGGCACCCTCGCCACCGGGGAGAACCTGTTCTCCGTGCCCGACGTCCGCAATCTCCGCCGGTACGCCGGGCTTCGGCCGCACCGCGACGTACTGCAGATGGACCCCTCGCTCAGCTACGGGATCCCGGAGTACGTCGGGATGCTGCGCGAGCTCGCGGCCGGCGGCTGGTCACCAGAGCGGTTCTGCCCGCACGGCGGGAACCAGATCAACCTCGCGCTGGCGGGGGCGTTCGGGCTCGGCGGCTGCGAGTCGTACCCCATGGTCTTCGAGCCGTTCGGCGGGTTCGCCGAGTCCACGCCGGTGACCGGCGGCTACGTGGGGCTGCCGGAGGAACCCGGCCTCGGCGTGGAGCTCAAACCGGCCCTGCGCGACCTGCTGCACGACCGGCTGTAG
- a CDS encoding Bug family tripartite tricarboxylate transporter substrate binding protein, which produces MRTSRRAFLTTCGAAALSLTGCATRAVPGGSQGTDYPAHSVQYILPFDPGGESDTTARMQQKPLEDALGTSVVISNRPGGGGAVGWSELANQVRPDGYTIMGANIPHVVLQPLARGEAGYETEDIKWAYIFQSTPNALVVSADGGHETLEDFLEAAQSQELTLGGSGSFTANHTGTLTLAREADAQLTYVPFSGTAAASPALLGGQVDALMTYNTEALNLQDKGMRVLAVASEERLAEFPDVPTLVESGFDTVEGAWRGVAVPPDTPKAVIDTLADAFAQVNKDPEIIERSEELGYHLEDMGPAESADFIERRKEADQKLLEQFDMLSG; this is translated from the coding sequence ATGCGAACATCCCGGAGGGCTTTTCTCACCACCTGCGGCGCGGCCGCATTATCGCTGACGGGCTGCGCCACTCGGGCGGTTCCCGGCGGCAGCCAGGGGACGGACTACCCCGCCCACTCGGTCCAGTACATCCTCCCGTTCGACCCCGGCGGGGAGTCCGACACCACCGCCCGGATGCAGCAGAAGCCGCTGGAGGACGCCCTCGGGACCTCGGTCGTGATCTCGAACCGCCCGGGCGGCGGCGGGGCGGTGGGCTGGTCGGAGCTGGCCAACCAGGTCAGGCCCGACGGATACACGATCATGGGTGCCAACATCCCGCACGTGGTCCTGCAGCCGCTCGCCCGCGGCGAGGCCGGCTACGAGACAGAGGACATCAAGTGGGCCTACATATTCCAGAGCACGCCCAACGCCCTCGTCGTCTCCGCCGACGGCGGGCACGAGACACTTGAGGACTTCCTGGAGGCCGCCCAGAGCCAGGAGCTCACCCTCGGCGGCAGCGGTTCCTTCACCGCCAACCACACCGGCACCCTGACGCTGGCGCGCGAGGCGGACGCGCAGCTGACCTACGTCCCCTTCAGCGGCACGGCGGCCGCCTCGCCGGCGCTGCTCGGCGGCCAGGTCGACGCGCTCATGACCTACAACACCGAGGCGCTGAACCTGCAGGACAAAGGCATGCGCGTGCTGGCGGTCGCCTCCGAGGAGCGCCTGGCGGAGTTCCCGGACGTGCCCACGCTGGTGGAGTCGGGCTTCGACACCGTTGAGGGGGCCTGGCGCGGTGTCGCCGTACCGCCGGACACCCCGAAGGCCGTCATCGACACGCTCGCCGACGCTTTCGCGCAGGTCAACAAGGACCCGGAAATCATCGAGCGGTCCGAGGAACTCGGATACCACCTGGAGGACATGGGGCCGGCGGAATCCGCGGACTTCATAGAGCGCCGCAAGGAAGCCGACCAGAAGCTCCTCGAACAGTTCGACATGCTGAGCGGTTAG
- a CDS encoding tripartite tricarboxylate transporter permease translates to MFPGFEDALAQVVSPQMLLLCVVGVIGGMAVGATPGLSATVGLALLLPVTFTLDPTSGLVLMGAFYAAAIFGGSFTAILVNAPGTPSSIATTFDGYPMTKQGRSETAIIAVTTASVVGGLTGVVGLLFLGPLIADVVLEFGPQEYFWLGIFGLTMIASLAAKSLLKGFAAGFVGLLISTIGVAPVGGDVRFTFGVTEMQGGVPLIVALIGFFTVPAMLDLITNPAGRSAAMHKERTQREPGLLPRTIRYVLSRPLNLGRSAVIGTFVGMLPGAGGNVANLVAYNEAKRASKTPERFGKGEVDGVVAPETANNAVVGGGLIPLLTLGIPGAPADAVIFGVLMLHGLRPGSELFTEQGPLIFTFILALAVAVLLLAPVGLVAGRGLQRTVVRTPTHLLVPAIALLTIIGSYAVRNNPLDVVLMLGLGVAGYGLRHLGLPPPAIVLGVVLGPIIESGLGQGLLAASGDAYPWMSFFTRPISAVIAIVVLLALAWPLLARWREHRAASRGTATGQTTETKAGANDEA, encoded by the coding sequence ATGTTCCCAGGTTTCGAGGATGCTCTAGCGCAAGTCGTATCGCCCCAGATGCTGTTGCTGTGCGTTGTCGGGGTGATCGGCGGCATGGCCGTCGGCGCCACGCCGGGGCTCAGCGCCACTGTCGGCTTGGCCCTCCTCCTCCCTGTCACGTTCACCCTCGACCCCACCAGCGGGCTGGTGCTGATGGGGGCGTTCTACGCGGCCGCGATCTTCGGCGGCTCGTTCACCGCGATCCTCGTCAACGCGCCCGGCACGCCGTCGTCGATCGCCACGACCTTCGACGGCTACCCCATGACCAAGCAGGGGCGCAGCGAGACCGCGATCATCGCCGTCACCACGGCGTCCGTCGTCGGTGGACTCACCGGCGTCGTCGGACTGCTGTTCCTCGGCCCCCTGATCGCCGACGTGGTACTGGAGTTCGGCCCCCAGGAGTACTTCTGGCTCGGCATCTTCGGTCTCACGATGATCGCCAGCCTGGCCGCGAAGTCGCTACTCAAGGGATTCGCCGCCGGTTTTGTCGGGCTGCTGATCTCCACGATCGGCGTCGCGCCCGTCGGCGGCGACGTCCGGTTCACGTTCGGCGTCACCGAGATGCAGGGCGGCGTCCCGCTCATCGTGGCCCTCATCGGGTTCTTCACCGTCCCGGCGATGCTCGACCTGATCACCAACCCGGCGGGCCGCTCGGCGGCCATGCACAAGGAGCGGACGCAACGCGAGCCGGGCCTGCTGCCGCGGACGATCCGCTACGTGCTCTCCCGCCCTCTCAACCTCGGCCGGTCCGCGGTGATCGGCACCTTCGTGGGCATGCTCCCCGGGGCGGGCGGCAACGTCGCCAACCTGGTCGCCTACAACGAGGCCAAGCGCGCGTCAAAGACCCCGGAGCGGTTCGGAAAGGGCGAGGTCGACGGGGTCGTCGCGCCCGAGACGGCCAACAACGCGGTCGTGGGCGGCGGGCTCATCCCGCTGCTCACCCTCGGCATTCCGGGCGCGCCGGCCGACGCCGTGATCTTCGGCGTACTGATGCTGCACGGCCTGCGGCCGGGTTCGGAGCTCTTCACCGAACAGGGCCCCCTGATCTTCACCTTCATCCTCGCGCTCGCGGTGGCGGTGCTGCTACTGGCGCCCGTCGGGCTGGTCGCGGGGCGCGGGCTGCAGCGCACCGTGGTGCGCACGCCAACGCACCTGCTGGTGCCGGCCATCGCCCTGCTGACGATCATCGGCTCCTACGCGGTCCGCAACAACCCGCTCGACGTCGTGCTGATGCTGGGGCTGGGCGTGGCCGGCTACGGGCTGCGGCACCTGGGCCTGCCGCCGCCGGCCATCGTGCTCGGCGTCGTCCTCGGGCCGATCATCGAGTCGGGGCTGGGCCAGGGACTGCTCGCCGCCAGCGGCGACGCGTACCCCTGGATGTCCTTCTTCACGCGGCCGATCAGCGCGGTCATCGCCATCGTCGTGCTGCTGGCGCTGGCGTGGCCCCTGCTGGCCCGTTGGCGGGAACACCGCGCCGCGTCCCGCGGCACGGCGACCGGGCAAACCACCGAGACCAAGGCGGGTGCGAACGATGAAGCGTGA
- a CDS encoding tripartite tricarboxylate transporter TctB family protein, whose translation MKRDLACAALLLGLAVIFWIAQEEYTEPVDGALPRFVLVVLAVLGLVIGTAALVRGRGTNGEASADATADPELAGVAAMRGTTSRAGEPAAPETADPTTRAGGSGSPDSGADTSDEDADAETTGTSTVDWRILTAAILLLVGWGAAFGLFGLTLSGVVAFVATAVLVNRGITTTRRLVVDVAVAVGFVLLCFFVFTRVLYVPIPVSEVLGI comes from the coding sequence ATGAAGCGTGACTTGGCGTGCGCCGCGCTCCTGCTGGGGCTCGCGGTGATCTTCTGGATCGCCCAGGAGGAGTACACCGAGCCGGTGGACGGGGCGCTCCCCCGGTTCGTCCTGGTCGTGCTGGCCGTTCTGGGCCTCGTCATCGGCACGGCCGCCCTTGTGCGGGGACGCGGCACCAATGGGGAAGCGTCCGCCGACGCGACCGCCGATCCGGAGTTGGCCGGTGTCGCCGCCATGCGGGGAACCACGTCCCGGGCTGGGGAGCCCGCGGCACCGGAGACCGCTGACCCGACTACACGCGCGGGCGGCTCCGGGAGCCCGGATTCCGGGGCGGACACTTCGGACGAAGACGCGGACGCGGAAACAACCGGTACGTCCACGGTGGACTGGCGCATCCTGACCGCCGCGATCCTGCTCCTGGTGGGCTGGGGCGCGGCGTTCGGGCTGTTCGGGCTCACACTCAGCGGAGTGGTGGCCTTCGTCGCCACGGCGGTGCTGGTCAACCGGGGAATCACCACAACCCGGAGACTCGTGGTCGACGTCGCGGTCGCGGTCGGGTTCGTGCTGCTGTGCTTCTTCGTCTTCACCCGCGTGCTGTACGTCCCGATTCCGGTGTCGGAGGTCCTCGGGATCTGA